A genomic stretch from Euwallacea fornicatus isolate EFF26 chromosome 28, ASM4011564v1, whole genome shotgun sequence includes:
- the LOC136347427 gene encoding UPF0587 protein CG4646: protein MGKTVQCRIKARLENVEELKTNYPDHSFSLKLKCTGCGEVSDKWHDIIESEKFPGKTGRSENNYTAKCKMCGRENSLNIIPGSNAFYTNKDSEKFKAIVAFDCRGIEPVDYHPSEGWLVKVEGSSKVFNDVDLTEKEWVEYDEKIQESVGVYEFEFELH, encoded by the exons ATGGGCAAAACTGTTCAATGCCGAATAAAAGCCCGATTAGAAAATGTCGAAGAGCTGAAAACTAACTACCCCGATCATTCCTTTTCCTTGAAACTCAAATGTACTGGCTGTGGAGAGGTTTCAGACAAGTGGCATGACATTATTGAGTCTGAAAAATTTCCTGGTAAAACAGGAAGATCGGAAAACAATTACACTGCGAAATGCAAAATGTGTGGGAGAGAAAATAGCCTAAATATAATACCAGGTAGTAATG cattttaCACAAACAAAGACTCTGAAAAATTCAAAGCAATTGTGGCATTTGATTGTCGAGGAATTGAACCGGTGGACTATCATCCATCAGAGGGGTGGTTGGTTAAAGTGGAAGGGAGCAGTAAAGTTTTCAATGATGTGGACCTGACAGAAAAGGAGTGGGTGGAATatgatgaaaaaattcaagaatctGTAGGTGTATATGAATTTGAGTTTGAATTACATTAG
- the lic gene encoding dual specificity mitogen-activated protein kinase kinase 6, whose translation MSGRKKPGFARLTLNMPDEPPPVVPPGNLDSRTTITIGDKTFDVEADDLEKICDLGRGAYGVVEKMKHIPSGTIMAVKRITATVNTQEQKRLLMDLDISMRSSDCPYTVQFYGALFREGDVWICMEVMDTSLDKFYIKVYNNGRKIPEHVLGKVAFAVVSALHYLYSQLKVIHRDVKPSNILINRQGEVKMCDFGISGYLVDSVAKTIDAGCKPYMAPERIDPQGNPSQYDIRSDVWSLGISLIELATGEFPYPKWGTPFEQLKQVVTGDPPRLPTDGKFSQEFQDFISKCLQRKYVDRWNYSQLLQHEFLTKHRDLNTDISSFIGEILDLPDTHP comes from the exons ATGTCAGGACGCAAAAAACCTGGTTTTGCGAGATTAACCTTAAACATGCCAGATGAACCACCACCAGT AGTTCCTCCTGGAAATTTGGACTCTCGAACAACCATCACCATCGGCGACAAAACTTTCGATGTCGAAGCTGACGACTTGGAGAAAATCTGTGATTTGGGACGTGGCGCATATGGCGTAGTTGAGAAGATGAAACATATTCCCAGTGGAACTATTATGGCGGTTAAA CGTATCACAGCCACAGTAAATACTCAGGAACAAAAACGCCTTTTAATGGACTTGGATATTTCTATGCGAAGCAGTGATTGCCCATATACAGTTCAGTTTTATGGGGCTCTATTTCGAGAGGGAGATGTATGGATTTGCATGGAAGTTATGGATACAAGTTTagacaaattttacattaaagttTATAATAATGGCAGAAAAATACCTGAACACGTTTTGG GGAAAGTAGCGTTTGCTGTAGTAAGTGCCCTCCATTACCTCTATTCACAACTCAAAGTAATTCATAGGGATGTAAAACCTTCAAATATTCTTATAAATAGACAGGGTGAAGTCAAGATGTGTGATTTTGGTATTAGTGGTTATCTTGTGGACTCTGTTGCCAAAACTATAGATGCTGGGTGCAAACCATACATGGCT CCGGAGCGAATTGATCCCCAGGGAAACCCCTCACAGTACGACATAAGATCGGACGTATGGTCGTTGGGAATTTCGCTAATTGAGTTGGCTACTGGAGAATTTCCATATCCCAAATGGGGCACGCCTTTTGAACAGCTCAAACAAGTCGTCACGGGAGATCCTCCCCGACTGCCTACAGACGGAAAGTTTTCTCAGGAGTTTCAAGACTTTATTTCCAAATGTTTACAAAGGAAATATGTCGATAG ATGGAACTATAGCCAACTGTTACAACACGAGTTCCTTACAAAACACCGGGACTTAAACACCGATATTTCCAGTTTTATTGGAGAGATACTAGACTTGCCTGATACACATCCTTGA
- the CycE gene encoding G1/S-specific cyclin-E: MSSDNSLQTSEALDLGNLSDSDNNELLNRLEEETYSENTKLTFPELLRIHPKQTVWGFKYGQNIRENALARDKNIQESGEKRRESESEGNLEKGANDFSQKDPGPSSFKACTTEKDHKTPHSVKEGRSAQSRTSKRKNSARQDFGSPRKTRRVPLPLMNWADSKEVWMYMVYKEEASLNLRNPRLFEDFSNFMPRMRAILLDWVMEVCEVYHLRRVTYYLTVDYFDRFLSLRPDVPKNQLQLVGVTCLFLASKLEEVYPPRLTELSYVCDGACTPDDILNCELLILNSLGWDLNVMTPSDWLNLYMQIHFQAPSVIRRKLHEDTTRSFLFPQYSGYQFTRASQMLDAFSLDPGFLKFSYSTLAAAAMYFMYGKQVALDVSGLTWEQLQPCSEYMAAFYLVLRDTPDPRLMSCKSDTPQDEQGHPHLNSLRQRVPDLVKNENHSLQTHVVNMEYFEKSAIIRLEQMGLKVERTYVNKKKHHSPEKPTDETKENRPEQTQETEDDLVCMYDVEKVSCDAVALDDSDISISNISSPDADLILSDDKGLLTFDEILEGIVKCNQKNLPVQEPSPTKELLEDALKRLE; this comes from the exons ATGAGCTCTGACAACAGTCTGCAGACCTCTGAAGCTCTTGATTTAGGGAACCTCAGTGATAGTGACAACAATGAACTGCTCAATAGATTGGAGGAAGAAACTTATAGCGAAAATACAAAACTTACGTTCCCGGAGTTGCTGAGAATTCACCCAAAACAAACAGTCTGGGGTTTTAAATATGGTCAGAATATTCGCGAGAATGCTTTGGCCAGGGACAAGAATATACAAGAGAGTGGTGAGAAGAGGCGTGAGAGTGAATCAGAAGGaaatcttg AAAAAGGCGCAAATGACTTCAGTCAGAAGGATCCTGGGCCATCATCCTTCAAAGCCTGCACAACTGAAAAGGATCACAAAACTCCTCATTCGGTGAAAGAAGGAAGGAGTGCTCAAAGCAGAACTAGCAAAAGGAAGAATAGTGCGAGACAGGACTTTGGGTCTCCAAGGAAAACTCGTCGAGTTCCTTTGCCCTTGATGAATTGGGCAGACAGCAAGGAAGTTTGGATGTACATG GTCTATAAAGAAGAAGCATCCCTTAACCTCCGAAATCCTCGTCTGTTCGAAGACTTCAGCAACTTTATGCCTCGTATGCGCGCCATTTTGCTTGATTGGGTCATGGAAGTATGTGAAGTTTACCACTTGCGGCGAGTCACATACTACCTGACTGTTGACTATTTCGATAGATTTTTGTCTCTTCGGCCGGATGTTCCTAAAAACCAATTGCAACTG GTGGGCGTTACATGTCTATTTTTAGCATCAAAATTAGAGGAGGTATATCCACCTCGACTAACTGAACTATCGTATGTGTGCGATGGCGCTTGCACCCCtgatgatattttaaattgtgaaCTGCTGATCCTTAATAGTTTAGGATGGGATTTGAATGTTATGACCCCTAGCGATTGGCTGAATTTGTACATGCAAATACATTTCCAg GCTCCAAGTGTAATTAGAAGAAAACTGCACGAAGACACAACCAGAAGCTTTCTGTTCCCTCAATATTCTGGCTACCAATTCACCAGGGCATCTCAGATGTTAGATGCTTTCAGTTTGGACCCTGGGTTCCTTAAATTTTCCTACAGTACGTTAGCAGCTGCAGCAATGTACTTTATGTACGGGAAACAAGTGGCCCTTGACGTGTCCGGACTTACATGGGAGCAACTGCAGCCTTGTTCGGAATATATGGCAGCTTTTTATCTGGTTTTAAGGGATACACCGGATCCCAG ACTTATGAGCTGCAAGTCAGACACCCCCCAAGACGAACAAGGGCATCCACATTTGAACAGTTTAAGACAAAGAGTACCTGATTTGGTCAAGAATGAAAATCATAGTTTGCAGACACACGTTGtaaatatggaatattttgaaaagtcagcgATTATAAG GTTAGAACAAATGGGTCTTAAAGTCGAGCGAACATACGTCAACAAAAAGAAACACCACTCCCCTGAAAAACCAACGGatgaaacaaaagaaaacagaCCGGAACAGACTCAAGAAACAGAAGATGATTTGGTCTGTATGTACGACGTAGAGAAAGTATCCTGCGACGCAGTGGCTTTAGACGATTCGGATATCAGCATTTCCAACATTTCTTCCCCGGACGCAGACCTTATTCTGTCTGACGACAAAGGTTTACTGACGTTCGATGAGATATTGGAAGGAATCGTGAAATGTAATCAAAAGAACCTACCGGTACAAGAACCGTCACCTACTAAAGAATTATTAGAAGATGCGCTGAAAAGGTTAGAGTAG